In Phyllopteryx taeniolatus isolate TA_2022b chromosome 1, UOR_Ptae_1.2, whole genome shotgun sequence, the following proteins share a genomic window:
- the LOC133489404 gene encoding sodium- and chloride-dependent GABA transporter 2-like isoform X2, producing MHSSKRCYFELDLTVSADQITVGSPEILQRCGSLEQTISLLGLGGTCCVKRYDTRRAEEEESRAGVFLLPGVFFVPYLLFLVLCGIPLFLLETSLGQYTSLGGVSAWTSMCPIFGGLGYASQMMILHGCVYYIVILAWALFYLSSSFQAELPWSHCNNSWNTEACFMFDHHNQTSNGSNLPENVTSPVTEFWEREVLHLPDSLDNLGPISWKLALCLAIVWLVCYFCVWKGIKSSGKVVYLTATFPYVMLIVLLVRGATLPGATQGIIYYLKPNHTRLADPQVWMDAGTQIFFSFGICLGSLTALGSYNKYNNDCYKDSYLLCLLNSSTSFLAGFAIFSVLGFMAEEQGVDIATVAQSGPGLAFIAFPRAVAMMPLPQLWAICFFLMIIMLGLDTQFVSLEALMTSVTDLYPHLIRRGYRRELLLLFICVVCFLIGLIMVTPGGLYVFQIYDHFSCSGASLLLLSIFQSIAIGWIYGADRFCSNIKDMTGHNPLLLFKLCWKYLTPAVCTATFLFSVVCWSPLRLGKGLVAPGWATALGWLLTLSSVSLLPIWAIYALAITPGTLTQRFCHLCNPTVNLPQAFQRCPDNSTTYSVALPLSDKPKETIGDIIRDHVG from the exons ATGCATTCTTCCAAGAGATGTTATTTTGAATTAGACCTCACAGTTTCTGCCGACCAAATAACAGTGGGCAGTCCCGAGATACTGCAG CGTTGCGGGTCACTGGAGCAAACCATTTCGTTGCTAGGACTCGGGGGAACTTGCTGTGTAAAGAGGTATGATACACGCAGAGCAGAG gaAGAAGAAAGTCGTGCGGGTGTGTTTTTATTACCAG GTGTGTTCTTTGTACCTTACCTTTTGTTCCTGGTGCTATGCGGTATCCCCCTGTTCCTCCTGGAGACTTCACTGGGCCAGTACACGAGCCTGGGCGGGGTCAGTGCCTGGACAAGCATGTGCCCAATATTTGGAG GTCTAGGCTATGCTAGCCAGATGATGATCCTGCATGGATGTGTGTACTACATTGTCATACTGGCCTGGGCTCTCTTCTACCTGTCTTCCAGCTTTCAGGCAGAACTTCCCTGGTCGCACTGTAACAACTCGTGGAACACTG AggcttgttttatgtttgatcaTCACAACCAGACATCCAATGGGAGCAACCTACCGGAAAACGTCACGTCCCCTGTTACGGAGTTTTGGGA GCGAGAAGTGCTACATCTGCCTGATAGCTTAGACAATCTTGGTCCAATTAGCTGGAAGCTGGCATTGTGTCTTGCTATTGTCTGGCTCGTCTGTTACTTCTGCGTGTGGAAGGGCATTAAGTCCTCAGGAAAG GTGGTGTATCTCACAGCCACCTTTCCATATGTGATGCTCATTGTGCTGCTGGTGCGTGGCGCCACCCTGCCTGGAGCAACCCAGGGAATAATCTATTACCTCAAACCCAACCACACTCGCTTGGCAGACCCGCAG GTATGGATGGATGCAGGTACCCAgatctttttctcttttggaaTCTGTTTGGGGAGTCTCACAGCCCTTGGCAGttacaacaaatacaacaatgaCTGTTACAA AGATTCGTACCTTCTGTGCCTCTTGAACAGTAGCACCAGTTTCTTGGCAGGGTTTGCCATCTTCTCAGTGCTAGGCTTCATGGCGGAGGAGCAAGGAGTGGACATCGCCACTGTGGCTCAATCAG GACCAGGCCTGGCCTTCATCGCCTTCCCCAGAGCTGTTGCCATGATGCCTCTTCCCCAACTCTGGGCCATCTGCTTCTTCCTCATGATCATCATGTTGGGGCTGGACACACAA TTTGTAAGTCTGGAGGCGCTGATGACATCCGTGACCGACTTGTACCCCCATCTGATCAGACGCGGCTACCGCagagagctgctgctgctgtttatcTGTGTCGTATGCTTCTTGATCGGGCTGATCATGGTGACGCCG GGTGGTCTGTATGTGTTCCAGATATATGATCATTTCTCCTGCAGTGGAGCCAGCCTGCTGCTTCTCTCCATCTTCCAGTCTATTGCAATTGGCTGGATCTATG gTGCTGACCGCTTTTGTTCAAACATCAAGGACATGACAGGCCACAACCCCCTACTACTCTTCAAGCTGTGCTGGAAATACCTGACGCCAGCCGTGTGCACT GCTACCTTCCTTTTCTCCGTGGTCTGTTGGTCTCCATTGCGCTTGGGGAAAGGTCTGGTTGCTCCAGGTTGGGCAACAGCACTAGGCTGGCTCCTCACCCTGTCCTCTGTGTCGCTGCTTCCAATCTGGGCCATCTATGCACTCGCCATTACGCCTGGCACCCTCACACAG CGCTTTTGCCATCTGTGCAACCCCACCGTAAACTTGCCACAAGCCTTTCAACGCTGTCCTGACAACTCGACCACATACAGCGTTGCACTTCCTCTCAGCGACAAGCCAAAGGAAACAATCGGCGACATCATCCGAGACCATGTGGGTTAG
- the LOC133489404 gene encoding sodium- and chloride-dependent GABA transporter 2-like isoform X1, whose amino-acid sequence MMTSQPPPQQREPLVNSVHKGRFPDKANINKVGLHDRGQWASKGEFLLSVAGQIIGLGNVWRFPYLCYRNGGGVFFVPYLLFLVLCGIPLFLLETSLGQYTSLGGVSAWTSMCPIFGGLGYASQMMILHGCVYYIVILAWALFYLSSSFQAELPWSHCNNSWNTEACFMFDHHNQTSNGSNLPENVTSPVTEFWEREVLHLPDSLDNLGPISWKLALCLAIVWLVCYFCVWKGIKSSGKVVYLTATFPYVMLIVLLVRGATLPGATQGIIYYLKPNHTRLADPQVWMDAGTQIFFSFGICLGSLTALGSYNKYNNDCYKDSYLLCLLNSSTSFLAGFAIFSVLGFMAEEQGVDIATVAQSGPGLAFIAFPRAVAMMPLPQLWAICFFLMIIMLGLDTQFVSLEALMTSVTDLYPHLIRRGYRRELLLLFICVVCFLIGLIMVTPGGLYVFQIYDHFSCSGASLLLLSIFQSIAIGWIYGADRFCSNIKDMTGHNPLLLFKLCWKYLTPAVCTATFLFSVVCWSPLRLGKGLVAPGWATALGWLLTLSSVSLLPIWAIYALAITPGTLTQRFCHLCNPTVNLPQAFQRCPDNSTTYSVALPLSDKPKETIGDIIRDHVG is encoded by the exons ATGATGACGTCCCAGCCACCGCCACAGCAAAGAGAGCCATTGGTGAACAGCGTACATAAAGGAAGATTCCCTGACAAGGCGAATATCAACAAAGTTGGCCTGCATGACAGGGGCCAGTGGGCCAGCAAGGGCGAGTTTCTTCTGTCCGTGGCGGGCCAGATCATTGGCTTGGGCAACGTGTGGAGGTTCCCATACTTGTGCTACAGGAATGGAGGAG GTGTGTTCTTTGTACCTTACCTTTTGTTCCTGGTGCTATGCGGTATCCCCCTGTTCCTCCTGGAGACTTCACTGGGCCAGTACACGAGCCTGGGCGGGGTCAGTGCCTGGACAAGCATGTGCCCAATATTTGGAG GTCTAGGCTATGCTAGCCAGATGATGATCCTGCATGGATGTGTGTACTACATTGTCATACTGGCCTGGGCTCTCTTCTACCTGTCTTCCAGCTTTCAGGCAGAACTTCCCTGGTCGCACTGTAACAACTCGTGGAACACTG AggcttgttttatgtttgatcaTCACAACCAGACATCCAATGGGAGCAACCTACCGGAAAACGTCACGTCCCCTGTTACGGAGTTTTGGGA GCGAGAAGTGCTACATCTGCCTGATAGCTTAGACAATCTTGGTCCAATTAGCTGGAAGCTGGCATTGTGTCTTGCTATTGTCTGGCTCGTCTGTTACTTCTGCGTGTGGAAGGGCATTAAGTCCTCAGGAAAG GTGGTGTATCTCACAGCCACCTTTCCATATGTGATGCTCATTGTGCTGCTGGTGCGTGGCGCCACCCTGCCTGGAGCAACCCAGGGAATAATCTATTACCTCAAACCCAACCACACTCGCTTGGCAGACCCGCAG GTATGGATGGATGCAGGTACCCAgatctttttctcttttggaaTCTGTTTGGGGAGTCTCACAGCCCTTGGCAGttacaacaaatacaacaatgaCTGTTACAA AGATTCGTACCTTCTGTGCCTCTTGAACAGTAGCACCAGTTTCTTGGCAGGGTTTGCCATCTTCTCAGTGCTAGGCTTCATGGCGGAGGAGCAAGGAGTGGACATCGCCACTGTGGCTCAATCAG GACCAGGCCTGGCCTTCATCGCCTTCCCCAGAGCTGTTGCCATGATGCCTCTTCCCCAACTCTGGGCCATCTGCTTCTTCCTCATGATCATCATGTTGGGGCTGGACACACAA TTTGTAAGTCTGGAGGCGCTGATGACATCCGTGACCGACTTGTACCCCCATCTGATCAGACGCGGCTACCGCagagagctgctgctgctgtttatcTGTGTCGTATGCTTCTTGATCGGGCTGATCATGGTGACGCCG GGTGGTCTGTATGTGTTCCAGATATATGATCATTTCTCCTGCAGTGGAGCCAGCCTGCTGCTTCTCTCCATCTTCCAGTCTATTGCAATTGGCTGGATCTATG gTGCTGACCGCTTTTGTTCAAACATCAAGGACATGACAGGCCACAACCCCCTACTACTCTTCAAGCTGTGCTGGAAATACCTGACGCCAGCCGTGTGCACT GCTACCTTCCTTTTCTCCGTGGTCTGTTGGTCTCCATTGCGCTTGGGGAAAGGTCTGGTTGCTCCAGGTTGGGCAACAGCACTAGGCTGGCTCCTCACCCTGTCCTCTGTGTCGCTGCTTCCAATCTGGGCCATCTATGCACTCGCCATTACGCCTGGCACCCTCACACAG CGCTTTTGCCATCTGTGCAACCCCACCGTAAACTTGCCACAAGCCTTTCAACGCTGTCCTGACAACTCGACCACATACAGCGTTGCACTTCCTCTCAGCGACAAGCCAAAGGAAACAATCGGCGACATCATCCGAGACCATGTGGGTTAG
- the LOC133489404 gene encoding sodium- and chloride-dependent GABA transporter 2-like isoform X3, whose protein sequence is MCPIFGGLGYASQMMILHGCVYYIVILAWALFYLSSSFQAELPWSHCNNSWNTEACFMFDHHNQTSNGSNLPENVTSPVTEFWEREVLHLPDSLDNLGPISWKLALCLAIVWLVCYFCVWKGIKSSGKVVYLTATFPYVMLIVLLVRGATLPGATQGIIYYLKPNHTRLADPQVWMDAGTQIFFSFGICLGSLTALGSYNKYNNDCYKDSYLLCLLNSSTSFLAGFAIFSVLGFMAEEQGVDIATVAQSGPGLAFIAFPRAVAMMPLPQLWAICFFLMIIMLGLDTQFVSLEALMTSVTDLYPHLIRRGYRRELLLLFICVVCFLIGLIMVTPGGLYVFQIYDHFSCSGASLLLLSIFQSIAIGWIYGADRFCSNIKDMTGHNPLLLFKLCWKYLTPAVCTATFLFSVVCWSPLRLGKGLVAPGWATALGWLLTLSSVSLLPIWAIYALAITPGTLTQRFCHLCNPTVNLPQAFQRCPDNSTTYSVALPLSDKPKETIGDIIRDHVG, encoded by the exons ATGTGCCCAATATTTGGAG GTCTAGGCTATGCTAGCCAGATGATGATCCTGCATGGATGTGTGTACTACATTGTCATACTGGCCTGGGCTCTCTTCTACCTGTCTTCCAGCTTTCAGGCAGAACTTCCCTGGTCGCACTGTAACAACTCGTGGAACACTG AggcttgttttatgtttgatcaTCACAACCAGACATCCAATGGGAGCAACCTACCGGAAAACGTCACGTCCCCTGTTACGGAGTTTTGGGA GCGAGAAGTGCTACATCTGCCTGATAGCTTAGACAATCTTGGTCCAATTAGCTGGAAGCTGGCATTGTGTCTTGCTATTGTCTGGCTCGTCTGTTACTTCTGCGTGTGGAAGGGCATTAAGTCCTCAGGAAAG GTGGTGTATCTCACAGCCACCTTTCCATATGTGATGCTCATTGTGCTGCTGGTGCGTGGCGCCACCCTGCCTGGAGCAACCCAGGGAATAATCTATTACCTCAAACCCAACCACACTCGCTTGGCAGACCCGCAG GTATGGATGGATGCAGGTACCCAgatctttttctcttttggaaTCTGTTTGGGGAGTCTCACAGCCCTTGGCAGttacaacaaatacaacaatgaCTGTTACAA AGATTCGTACCTTCTGTGCCTCTTGAACAGTAGCACCAGTTTCTTGGCAGGGTTTGCCATCTTCTCAGTGCTAGGCTTCATGGCGGAGGAGCAAGGAGTGGACATCGCCACTGTGGCTCAATCAG GACCAGGCCTGGCCTTCATCGCCTTCCCCAGAGCTGTTGCCATGATGCCTCTTCCCCAACTCTGGGCCATCTGCTTCTTCCTCATGATCATCATGTTGGGGCTGGACACACAA TTTGTAAGTCTGGAGGCGCTGATGACATCCGTGACCGACTTGTACCCCCATCTGATCAGACGCGGCTACCGCagagagctgctgctgctgtttatcTGTGTCGTATGCTTCTTGATCGGGCTGATCATGGTGACGCCG GGTGGTCTGTATGTGTTCCAGATATATGATCATTTCTCCTGCAGTGGAGCCAGCCTGCTGCTTCTCTCCATCTTCCAGTCTATTGCAATTGGCTGGATCTATG gTGCTGACCGCTTTTGTTCAAACATCAAGGACATGACAGGCCACAACCCCCTACTACTCTTCAAGCTGTGCTGGAAATACCTGACGCCAGCCGTGTGCACT GCTACCTTCCTTTTCTCCGTGGTCTGTTGGTCTCCATTGCGCTTGGGGAAAGGTCTGGTTGCTCCAGGTTGGGCAACAGCACTAGGCTGGCTCCTCACCCTGTCCTCTGTGTCGCTGCTTCCAATCTGGGCCATCTATGCACTCGCCATTACGCCTGGCACCCTCACACAG CGCTTTTGCCATCTGTGCAACCCCACCGTAAACTTGCCACAAGCCTTTCAACGCTGTCCTGACAACTCGACCACATACAGCGTTGCACTTCCTCTCAGCGACAAGCCAAAGGAAACAATCGGCGACATCATCCGAGACCATGTGGGTTAG